One window of the Flavobacteriaceae bacterium YJPT1-3 genome contains the following:
- a CDS encoding alpha/beta hydrolase-fold protein: protein MKRLQLFFVLLCVALTAPAQVVYEQISSEILGADRQLKIQLPRNYEKNAEKQYPLILIFDGDYLYEPVAGNVDYFSYWEDMPEAVVVGVIQNDRDTDSYYEDVNFLPAEGGAAFMDFIGAELLPMLEDKFRLAPFKMAVGHDLTANFISFDLLREDRMFQAYMALSPDYSPRMQERLLNIIPTIEKPVFYYLATGGSDISALREDILPFHQELKAMNNDHFTYYFDDFEGATHYSLAARAIPTALERLFAMYRPISKKEFKEEMLASTDSPYDYLTKKYETVYKLFQLENKIRVNDFNAAYAAIEKKEDWASLELLGKLARKTYPETMLGNYYLAYYHEQVGEPKRALKEYQNAFLLQEISFLTKDMMLERGDKIKADFGYR from the coding sequence ATGAAAAGATTACAACTCTTCTTCGTGCTGCTGTGTGTAGCACTGACCGCTCCTGCTCAGGTCGTTTATGAACAAATTTCTTCTGAAATCCTAGGAGCAGACCGCCAACTCAAAATTCAACTCCCCCGCAATTATGAAAAAAATGCGGAGAAACAGTATCCGTTAATTCTCATTTTTGATGGTGATTATCTCTACGAACCCGTAGCCGGAAATGTAGATTATTTCAGCTATTGGGAAGACATGCCGGAAGCAGTGGTGGTGGGCGTCATTCAAAATGACCGCGACACGGATTCGTATTACGAGGACGTCAATTTCTTACCCGCAGAAGGCGGCGCCGCCTTTATGGATTTTATCGGCGCTGAGCTCCTGCCCATGCTGGAAGATAAATTTAGATTGGCCCCGTTCAAAATGGCCGTGGGTCACGATCTCACCGCAAATTTTATCTCTTTCGACCTCCTACGGGAAGACCGGATGTTCCAGGCGTATATGGCCTTAAGTCCGGACTACTCCCCCAGGATGCAGGAACGCTTACTCAACATCATCCCTACTATCGAAAAACCGGTATTCTACTATTTAGCCACGGGAGGAAGTGACATTAGCGCGCTTCGGGAGGATATTCTTCCTTTCCATCAGGAATTGAAGGCAATGAATAATGACCATTTTACCTATTATTTTGATGATTTTGAGGGAGCGACTCACTATTCACTGGCCGCCCGCGCTATACCCACCGCCCTGGAACGCCTGTTTGCCATGTATCGCCCCATCAGCAAAAAAGAATTCAAGGAAGAAATGCTCGCCAGCACAGATAGTCCCTATGACTACCTCACCAAAAAATATGAGACGGTTTATAAATTGTTTCAACTGGAAAATAAGATCCGAGTCAATGATTTCAATGCTGCCTATGCAGCCATTGAGAAAAAAGAAGACTGGGCAAGTCTTGAATTATTGGGGAAACTGGCTAGAAAAACCTATCCGGAAACCATGTTGGGCAACTATTATCTGGCCTATTATCACGAGCAGGTTGGCGAACCCAAGCGCGCTTTGAAGGAATATCAAAATGCCTTTTTATTGCAAGAGATCTCCTTTTTGACCAAAGACATGATGCTGGAGCGAGGTGACAAGATCAAGGCTGATTTTGGCTATCGTTAG
- a CDS encoding aspartate 1-decarboxylase: MLVNVVKSKIHRVRCTGAELHYIGSITIDEDLMEAANIIEGERVQIVNVTNGERLETYAIPGPRKTGEITLNGAAARKVAKGDILILIVYAFMEVDEAKAFSPTLVFPNEETNLLK; the protein is encoded by the coding sequence ATGTTAGTAAATGTTGTAAAATCAAAAATTCATCGCGTGCGCTGTACGGGCGCTGAGCTGCACTATATCGGCAGCATCACTATTGATGAAGACTTGATGGAAGCCGCCAATATTATTGAAGGAGAACGGGTTCAGATCGTTAACGTAACCAATGGCGAACGCTTGGAAACCTATGCCATCCCCGGGCCGCGAAAAACCGGTGAGATCACCCTCAATGGCGCTGCCGCTCGTAAGGTCGCCAAAGGTGACATATTGATCCTCATCGTGTACGCGTTTATGGAAGTGGATGAAGCGAAAGCCTTTTCACCCACCCTGGTTTTCCCTAATGAAGAAACTAATCTCTTGAAATAG
- the radA gene encoding DNA repair protein RadA codes for MAKTKTAFFCQHCGTQFAKWQGQCTACKNWNTIIEEVIQKEDKKDWKAGTAFAKADPRTPKPLRIKEISTAKEERLNTRDGELNRVLGGGLVPGSLTLLGGEPGIGKSTLMLQIALRLPYKTLYVSGEESQQQIKMRAERIQPESEQCYILTETKTQHIFRQIEAVEPDILVIDSIQTLQTNHIESAAGSISQIRECTAELIRFAKETATPVILIGHITKDGAIAGPKILEHMVDTVLQFEGDRNHVYRILRAHKNRFGSTQELGIYEMQGAGLREVTNPSEILISKNEEDLSGQAIASTLEGMRPLMIEIQALVSTAVYGTPQRSATGYNVKRLNMLLAVLEKRAGFKLGAKDVFLNITGGISVDDPAIDLAVVAAVLSSNVDIAVDKQLCFAAEVGLAGEVRPVNRVEQRILEAEKLGFSGIVVSKYCKIPKNDFAINIIKVAKVHDVVRHLFG; via the coding sequence ATGGCCAAGACCAAAACTGCCTTTTTCTGTCAACACTGCGGGACTCAATTTGCCAAATGGCAGGGGCAGTGTACGGCTTGTAAGAACTGGAACACCATTATAGAAGAGGTAATCCAGAAAGAAGACAAAAAAGACTGGAAGGCAGGTACTGCTTTCGCGAAAGCGGATCCCCGCACCCCAAAACCTTTGCGGATCAAGGAGATCTCCACCGCTAAAGAAGAACGCCTGAACACTCGTGACGGCGAACTGAATCGCGTACTGGGCGGAGGCCTGGTACCGGGCTCATTGACCCTGTTGGGGGGAGAACCGGGAATTGGCAAGAGTACCCTAATGCTTCAGATTGCTTTACGCCTGCCGTATAAGACCCTGTATGTTTCCGGTGAAGAAAGCCAACAACAGATCAAAATGCGCGCAGAGCGTATTCAACCGGAAAGCGAGCAGTGTTACATCCTTACCGAAACTAAAACGCAACACATCTTTAGGCAGATCGAAGCGGTGGAGCCTGATATTTTGGTCATCGATTCCATCCAAACCCTGCAAACCAATCACATTGAAAGTGCAGCGGGAAGCATTTCGCAAATCCGGGAATGTACGGCTGAACTCATTCGCTTTGCGAAAGAAACGGCTACTCCGGTGATCTTGATCGGTCATATCACCAAAGATGGAGCCATTGCCGGACCTAAAATCTTGGAGCATATGGTGGACACGGTGCTTCAATTTGAAGGCGATCGCAATCATGTGTATCGCATCCTTCGCGCGCATAAAAATCGCTTTGGGAGTACTCAGGAACTAGGAATCTACGAAATGCAAGGCGCCGGACTTCGCGAAGTGACCAACCCCAGCGAGATCTTGATCTCAAAAAATGAGGAAGACCTGAGCGGACAAGCCATTGCCTCCACCCTGGAAGGAATGAGGCCCTTAATGATCGAAATCCAGGCTTTGGTCAGCACCGCAGTATACGGAACCCCGCAGCGTTCGGCTACGGGTTATAACGTAAAACGTTTGAACATGCTCTTGGCGGTGCTCGAAAAACGCGCCGGATTTAAACTGGGGGCTAAGGATGTGTTCCTCAACATTACCGGAGGTATTTCGGTGGATGATCCGGCCATAGACCTGGCCGTAGTGGCTGCGGTACTGAGCAGTAATGTAGATATTGCCGTAGATAAACAACTCTGCTTTGCCGCAGAAGTAGGATTGGCGGGAGAAGTCCGCCCGGTAAATCGGGTGGAACAACGGATATTGGAAGCAGAGAAACTCGGCTTTTCAGGCATTGTGGTTTCCAAATACT
- the panC gene encoding pantoate--beta-alanine ligase, producing MHAITTQEKIQQTVSELHKNKRLVGFVPTMGALHHGHQALIDFALEQCDHVVVSIFVNPTQFNNQDDFDQYPRSLERDLQFLQPYGDKVSVYAPSVEDIYADQVTATSYDFGGLEREMEGRYRPGHFEGVGTVLNRLFRIVKPDKAFFGEKDFQQLQIVRKLVTIENLPVEIIGAPIYRQADGLAMSSRNQRLSYEQLQKAPLIFQTLQQVQEDFGTKNVRALNEMVQARFDGVEGFDLEYFEIARESDLKTISRKQNKEKYRAFIAVFAGEVRLIDNIALN from the coding sequence GTGCACGCAATTACCACTCAGGAGAAGATTCAACAAACCGTCTCAGAATTACACAAGAACAAGCGCCTTGTAGGCTTTGTCCCTACCATGGGTGCCTTACATCATGGTCATCAAGCTTTGATCGATTTTGCGCTTGAGCAATGCGACCATGTGGTGGTCAGTATCTTTGTCAATCCCACCCAGTTCAACAATCAAGATGATTTTGATCAATACCCCAGATCATTAGAACGAGATCTTCAGTTCCTTCAACCTTATGGGGACAAGGTGAGCGTTTATGCGCCTTCTGTTGAAGACATATATGCTGATCAAGTAACTGCTACTTCCTATGATTTTGGGGGACTTGAACGCGAAATGGAAGGCCGATATCGGCCCGGTCATTTTGAAGGCGTAGGCACGGTTCTTAACCGATTGTTCCGTATCGTGAAACCCGATAAGGCTTTTTTCGGGGAGAAGGATTTTCAGCAACTCCAGATCGTTCGAAAATTAGTGACTATAGAAAATCTCCCCGTAGAGATCATAGGCGCACCTATCTACCGCCAGGCCGACGGACTTGCCATGAGTTCGCGAAATCAGCGACTTTCGTATGAACAACTCCAAAAAGCCCCGCTAATTTTTCAAACCCTGCAGCAGGTTCAGGAAGACTTCGGCACAAAAAATGTACGTGCGCTTAACGAAATGGTACAGGCTCGATTTGATGGTGTTGAAGGTTTTGACTTGGAGTATTTTGAAATAGCCCGGGAGTCGGATCTGAAAACCATTTCGCGAAAGCAAAACAAGGAAAAATACCGAGCCTTTATCGCCGTTTTCGCCGGAGAGGTTCGTTTGATCGATAATATAGCCCTTAATTAA
- a CDS encoding glycogen/starch synthase codes for MKDKRILYVSSEVIPYLPETEIASMSFEAPQMVNSKGGQIRIFMPRYGNINERRHQLHEVIRLSGMNLVINDFDMPLIIKVASIPKERIQVYFIDNEEYFKRKATFTDEEGNLFEDNDERAIFFAKGVVETVKKLNWAPDIIHVHGWLASLLPLYLKIYYASEPLFSASKIVTSVYNQGFEGTLNKELIDKVAFDGVMKKDIEELAEPTYENLMKIAIKNSDAAIVGSPSLNEDLMKYLNTTKIPVLPYKKKEEFAQAYEEFYTDKVLSN; via the coding sequence ATGAAAGACAAGAGAATATTGTATGTCTCCTCCGAAGTAATTCCTTATCTCCCAGAAACCGAAATCGCATCCATGTCCTTTGAAGCACCACAAATGGTGAATAGCAAGGGAGGTCAGATCCGTATTTTTATGCCGCGTTACGGGAATATCAACGAGCGTAGACATCAATTGCACGAAGTCATTCGTCTGTCGGGTATGAACTTGGTAATCAACGATTTTGACATGCCCTTGATCATCAAAGTGGCGTCCATTCCCAAGGAACGTATTCAGGTTTATTTTATCGATAATGAAGAGTATTTTAAGCGGAAAGCCACCTTCACCGATGAAGAAGGTAATTTGTTTGAAGACAATGATGAGCGGGCCATATTTTTTGCCAAAGGGGTTGTAGAAACGGTTAAGAAATTAAATTGGGCACCAGATATTATTCACGTTCACGGTTGGTTGGCATCGTTATTGCCGCTTTACCTGAAAATTTATTACGCCAGCGAACCTTTATTCTCAGCCAGTAAAATTGTGACTTCGGTATACAATCAAGGGTTTGAAGGAACGTTAAATAAAGAATTGATCGATAAGGTGGCGTTCGATGGCGTGATGAAAAAGGATATTGAAGAATTGGCAGAGCCCACTTATGAAAATCTCATGAAAATTGCGATTAAGAATAGTGATGCAGCCATCGTCGGGTCTCCGAGTTTAAATGAAGATCTGATGAAGTACCTGAACACTACCAAAATTCCGGTACTGCCTTATAAAAAGAAAGAAGAATTTGCTCAGGCATACGAAGAGTTCTACACAGACAAAGTGCTCTCCAACTAA
- a CDS encoding lysylphosphatidylglycerol synthase transmembrane domain-containing protein produces the protein MQKKQLIKLLKTILPLALGVFLIWYSLQSATPAERRELWTNIKEANPLYIALSLLFGVLSHASRAYRWKYLLQPLGYRPRFANSFMAVMAAYLANLGIPRSGELLRAATISTYEEVPFEKAFGTIIVERLADFCMLLLVIAIALGLQSENLLNYMREQQINPLITLGVLIGFLLMLWIAVRIIRNSKNRVLVKVRGFVIGLVEGMRSILQMKNKGAFIFHTFFIWGMYVLMFWIVKFTVPETANASWGAVLSAFVVGSFAISATNGGIGVYPVAIGALLLVFDIPKQAGEAYGWIIWGSQTALVIVLGALSFLLLPLYNRRS, from the coding sequence TTGCAAAAAAAACAGCTCATAAAGCTCCTTAAAACCATACTCCCACTCGCCCTGGGAGTTTTTTTAATCTGGTATTCACTGCAAAGTGCAACGCCGGCTGAGCGTCGCGAACTGTGGACCAATATCAAAGAGGCAAATCCGCTATACATAGCGCTTTCGCTGCTATTTGGTGTTCTGAGTCACGCCTCGAGGGCTTATCGCTGGAAGTACCTACTACAACCCCTGGGATATCGGCCGCGGTTTGCCAATAGTTTTATGGCCGTCATGGCCGCCTATCTCGCCAATCTGGGCATACCCCGATCGGGCGAATTACTAAGAGCAGCTACCATTTCTACTTATGAAGAGGTTCCCTTCGAAAAAGCTTTCGGGACTATCATTGTGGAACGCCTCGCTGATTTCTGTATGTTGCTCCTGGTGATCGCGATAGCCCTTGGGCTACAGAGTGAAAATCTACTGAATTATATGCGTGAACAACAGATCAATCCATTGATCACGCTAGGGGTGCTCATTGGGTTCCTCCTCATGCTCTGGATCGCGGTTCGCATCATCCGCAATTCGAAAAATCGTGTGCTGGTTAAAGTTCGCGGATTTGTTATTGGCCTTGTTGAGGGCATGCGAAGTATCCTCCAGATGAAAAACAAAGGCGCTTTCATTTTCCATACCTTCTTCATTTGGGGCATGTATGTCTTGATGTTCTGGATCGTCAAATTCACCGTGCCCGAGACGGCTAACGCTTCCTGGGGTGCTGTGCTCTCTGCCTTCGTGGTGGGATCGTTCGCTATTTCTGCGACCAACGGAGGCATTGGCGTCTATCCGGTGGCCATCGGTGCTCTTTTGCTGGTATTCGATATTCCCAAACAAGCCGGAGAGGCCTACGGCTGGATCATCTGGGGCTCTCAAACGGCCCTGGTTATCGTACTGGGAGCCCTGTCTTTCCTGTTGCTTCCCCTCTACAACCGTCGCAGCTGA